In one window of Holophagales bacterium DNA:
- a CDS encoding aminotransferase class I/II-fold pyridoxal phosphate-dependent enzyme yields the protein MSDVKNLRIASRIIHAGQRTCPLTGAVATPIYQTSTFAFKDTDEGAARFGGTDPGYKYTRLGNPTVAALEECIADLEGGCGAMAASTGMAAVHTVYFTLLGAGAHVVGTDALYGASRMILEKEYSRFGVTGSFVDTSDPANVEKAMRPETKLVYLETPANPTLKLCDIEAIAKIAHDRGALVAVDNTFATPLLQQPFALGADVVLHSMTKFLNGHSDVVAGIVVAKDPALFARLRSVHVNVGPTMDPHQAWLVFRGVKTLGLRLEKAQANALEVARFLEAHPKVSWVRYPFLPSHPQYDLARRQMTGGGAIVSFGVKGGLEAGRTLMNSVKLATLAVSLGGVETLIEHPASMTHASVPRVDREKAEISDDLVRIALGCEDALDLCEDLEQALAKV from the coding sequence ATGTCCGACGTCAAGAACCTGCGCATCGCCAGCCGGATCATCCACGCGGGTCAGCGAACCTGCCCGCTCACCGGTGCCGTCGCGACGCCGATCTACCAGACGTCGACCTTCGCGTTCAAGGACACCGACGAAGGGGCCGCCCGCTTCGGCGGGACGGACCCCGGCTACAAGTACACGCGGCTGGGGAACCCGACGGTCGCGGCCCTCGAGGAGTGCATCGCCGACCTCGAGGGGGGCTGCGGGGCGATGGCCGCCTCGACCGGCATGGCGGCCGTCCACACCGTCTACTTCACGCTCCTCGGCGCGGGGGCCCACGTCGTCGGGACCGACGCCCTCTACGGCGCGAGCCGGATGATCCTGGAGAAGGAGTACTCCCGCTTCGGCGTGACGGGCTCCTTCGTGGACACGTCGGACCCGGCCAACGTCGAGAAGGCGATGAGGCCCGAGACGAAGCTCGTCTACCTCGAGACGCCTGCCAACCCGACGCTCAAGCTCTGCGACATCGAGGCGATCGCGAAGATCGCCCACGACCGCGGCGCCCTCGTCGCCGTCGACAACACCTTCGCCACGCCACTCCTCCAGCAGCCCTTCGCGCTCGGCGCGGACGTCGTCCTGCACAGCATGACGAAGTTCCTGAACGGCCACAGCGACGTCGTCGCCGGGATCGTCGTCGCGAAGGACCCCGCGCTCTTCGCCCGCCTCCGCTCCGTACACGTCAACGTCGGCCCGACGATGGACCCGCACCAGGCCTGGCTCGTCTTCCGGGGCGTCAAGACGCTCGGCCTGCGGCTGGAGAAGGCCCAGGCGAATGCTCTCGAGGTCGCGCGGTTCCTGGAAGCCCACCCGAAGGTGTCCTGGGTCCGCTACCCCTTCCTCCCGAGCCACCCGCAGTACGACCTCGCGCGCCGGCAGATGACGGGCGGCGGGGCCATCGTCTCGTTCGGCGTGAAGGGAGGGCTCGAGGCGGGCCGGACCCTCATGAACTCCGTCAAGCTCGCGACGCTCGCGGTGAGCCTGGGAGGCGTCGAGACGCTCATCGAGCACCCGGCCTCCATGACGCACGCCAGCGTCCCCAGGGTCGATCGCGAGAAGGCAGAGATCTCCGACGACCTCGTCCGGATCGCCCTCGGATGCGAGGACGCGCTCGACCTCTGCGAGGATCTCGAACAGGCGCTGGCGAAGGTCTGA
- a CDS encoding alpha/beta hydrolase: MTRPLRASAQRTPIPMRLPEGRIEAFRIVPDEVWPGLAPIVFLHDALGAVSLWRDLPERLCGALGREGLVFDRLGFGRSDPWPELPGHAFFEVESRRRLPEVLRQAGIARPVLFGHSDGATIALLFAAFFPEVPAAVVSIAAHVFIEDATLAGISETAATWRTSDLPARLARHHGEKAGAVFRSWAETWHDPAFRSFSAVEAIRAIRCPVLVIQGEEDEYATRAQVEAIASAVSGPVRTALLPGLGHFPHRQDPERVLAETERFLLDLGA, encoded by the coding sequence GTGACCCGGCCCCTTCGCGCTTCCGCGCAGCGCACGCCGATTCCGATGCGGCTTCCCGAGGGGCGGATCGAGGCCTTCCGGATCGTCCCGGACGAGGTCTGGCCTGGCCTCGCCCCCATCGTCTTCCTCCACGACGCCCTGGGCGCCGTCTCTCTCTGGCGGGACCTTCCCGAACGGCTCTGCGGAGCACTGGGCCGCGAGGGGCTCGTCTTCGACCGCCTCGGGTTCGGCCGGTCCGATCCCTGGCCCGAGCTCCCCGGCCACGCTTTCTTCGAGGTGGAGTCGAGGCGGCGGCTCCCCGAGGTGCTGCGGCAGGCGGGGATCGCCCGCCCGGTCCTCTTCGGGCACAGCGACGGGGCCACCATCGCGCTCCTGTTTGCGGCCTTCTTCCCGGAGGTCCCCGCCGCCGTCGTTTCGATCGCCGCACACGTCTTCATCGAGGACGCGACGCTCGCCGGGATCTCCGAGACGGCTGCGACCTGGCGGACGTCCGACCTGCCGGCTCGCCTCGCCCGTCACCACGGGGAGAAGGCCGGTGCCGTCTTCCGGAGCTGGGCCGAGACCTGGCACGACCCGGCTTTCCGGAGCTTCTCGGCAGTGGAGGCGATCCGCGCGATCCGGTGCCCGGTCCTCGTGATCCAGGGCGAGGAGGACGAGTACGCGACCCGCGCCCAGGTCGAGGCGATCGCCTCCGCGGTCTCCGGGCCGGTGCGAACGGCGCTCCTTCCCGGCCTCGGCCACTTCCCGCACCGCCAGGACCCGGAGAGGGTCCTCGCCGAGACGGAGAGGTTCCTGCTCGACCTCGGCGCCTGA
- a CDS encoding cysteine synthase family protein, whose amino-acid sequence MRVVESVVELIGRTPMIRLGALKEPGEADVYAKLEYLNPGMSVKDRTALGLIRAAEESGALKPGGTILEATAGNTGVGLALVGVSRGYRVVIVMVEGYAREKMILIRGLGGEIVLVPHEAGIQGAVAKANELAASIPGAVPMRQFENPANPRIHYETTGPEIWEQMGGRVDGIAFGVGTGGTFCGVARFLKEMAPSIRCWGVEPPDSIYGATDGKGEHMVEGIGNNWIPATFDRSLADGVFTIPHSESYEMVDRLGRMGLPAAASSGAAVAGAKRLAKMLGEGKRVVTLLSDPSERYFSKYVYDGLYEGRRIP is encoded by the coding sequence ATGCGCGTCGTGGAAAGCGTCGTCGAGCTGATCGGGAGGACCCCGATGATCCGGCTCGGCGCCCTGAAAGAGCCGGGCGAGGCGGACGTGTACGCCAAGCTCGAATACCTGAATCCCGGGATGAGCGTGAAGGACCGGACGGCCCTGGGGCTCATTCGCGCGGCCGAGGAGAGCGGCGCCCTGAAACCCGGCGGGACCATTCTCGAGGCGACGGCCGGAAACACCGGGGTCGGCCTCGCCCTGGTGGGGGTCTCGCGCGGCTACCGCGTCGTCATCGTGATGGTCGAGGGGTACGCCCGCGAGAAGATGATCCTGATCCGCGGCCTGGGGGGCGAGATCGTCCTCGTCCCGCACGAGGCGGGAATCCAGGGCGCCGTGGCGAAGGCGAACGAGCTCGCGGCGTCGATCCCCGGCGCCGTCCCGATGCGGCAGTTCGAAAATCCCGCGAACCCGCGGATCCACTACGAGACGACCGGTCCGGAGATCTGGGAGCAGATGGGCGGAAGAGTCGACGGCATCGCCTTCGGCGTCGGGACCGGGGGGACATTCTGCGGCGTCGCCCGTTTCCTGAAGGAGATGGCCCCGTCCATCCGCTGCTGGGGAGTGGAGCCGCCCGATTCCATCTACGGCGCGACGGACGGGAAGGGCGAGCACATGGTCGAGGGGATCGGGAACAACTGGATCCCCGCCACGTTCGACCGCTCCCTCGCGGACGGCGTCTTCACCATTCCCCACTCCGAGAGCTACGAGATGGTCGACCGCCTCGGGAGGATGGGCCTTCCTGCCGCCGCCTCGTCCGGGGCCGCCGTCGCCGGGGCGAAGCGGCTCGCGAAAATGCTCGGCGAAGGGAAGCGGGTCGTCACGCTCCTGAGCGACCCGTCCGAGCGCTACTTCTCGAAATACGTCTACGACGGGCTCTACGAGGGACGCCGCATCCCCTGA